A window of the Branchiostoma floridae strain S238N-H82 chromosome 12, Bfl_VNyyK, whole genome shotgun sequence genome harbors these coding sequences:
- the LOC118428203 gene encoding lys-63-specific deubiquitinase BRCC36-like isoform X1 has product MSVSSVHLAADAYMVCLTHALSTEREEVMGLCIGEVSDVDPNRTVHISAVIMLRRSDKRKDRVEISPEQLSAASTEAERLAVQLNRPMRVVGWYHSHPHITVWPSHVDVQTQQSYQFMDDCFVGLIFAVFNEDKATKRHQVQVTCFQSINQSPEGEPPMYERIEIPLHILPNDTMSRPCLESLVELPQIFSQEEQEAYSRTLGEGLDLTTCIHNGTVYMQSLSHLMEVLSGSLVQTLENRVQYNKNKVKRLKEEKEQLEKEIEEFHQKNPK; this is encoded by the exons ATGTCAGTATCATCTGTGCACCTGGCAGCGGATGCCTACATGGTGTGTCTGACTCACGCGCTGTCCACGGAGAGGGAGGAGGTCATGGGGCTCTGTATCGGGGAGGTGAGTGAC GTGGACCCCAACAGGACGGTACACATCTCAGCGGTCATCATGCTCCGACGGTCGGACAAGAGAAAGGACCGTGTTGAGATCTCGCCGGAACAGCTGTCCGCTGCGTCCACAGAGGCGGAGCGTCTGGCCGTACAGCTGAATCGACCAATGAGAGTTGTCGGCTGGTACCACTCACATCCACACATCACTGTGTGGCCGTCACATGTCG ATGTTCAGACACAACAGTCCTACCAGTTCATGGACGACTGTTTTGTTGGGTTGATCTTTGCTGTCTTCAATGAGGACAAGGCCACAAAA AGACACCAGGTGCAGGTCACATGTTTCCAGTCTATCAACCAGAGTCCAGAAGGGGAACCTCCTAT GTATGAGAGAATAGAGATCCCACTCCACATCTTACCTAACGACACCATGAGTCGGCCGTGCCTGGAGTCTCTGGTGGAGCTGCCTCAGATCTTCTCACAGGAGGAACAGGAGGCCTACAGCAGGACATTAGG ggaAGGGCTGGACCTCACCACCTGTATCCACAATGGTACAGTCTACATGCAGTCCCTCAGTCACCTGATGGAGGTGCTTAGTGGGTCTCTAGTGCAGACACTAGAGAACAGGGTACAGTACAACAAGAACAAGGTAAAAAGActgaaagaagagaaagaaCAACTGGAGAAAGAGATAGAGGAATTCCATCAGAAGAACCCAAAATAA
- the LOC118427345 gene encoding COMM domain-containing protein 2-like, which produces MLLVLADEHKEHLGFLNEVDVEVVREFCRIAMEFIRSGPNPKLYQSAAQKLSVASETVQHGVEGLMFLLTEAARYMISEIDFQDSIMTLGFSEDLRSLLLQLYLDNRTEIRTILSEMSMDLPHYHNLEWRLEVTVASRTLRHQVTPRLMMKLHTQDSGEKDVQVLQTDPVNLLHMTRVLEGALAEMKSTHCRRIVRNIK; this is translated from the exons ATGCTTCTGGTGTTAGCAGACGAGCATAAGGAGCATCTAGGCTTCTTGAATGAAGTTGATGTAGAAG TTGTCCGTGAATTCTGCAGAATAGCCATGGAGTtcatcaggtccggacctaatccTAAACTCTACCAGTCAGCCGCAC AAAAACTTTCAGTTGCATCAGAAACAGTACAGCATGGGGTGGAAGGACTGATGTTCTTACTGACGGAGGCAGCAAGGTACATG ATATCTGAGATAGATTTCCAGGACTCCATCATGACCCTGGGGTTCAGTGAGGATCTGCGCTCCCTGCTGTTACAGCTGTACCTGGACAACAGGACAGAGATCAGGACCATCCTGTCTGAGATGAGCATGGACCTTCCTCACTATCACAACCTGGAGTGGAGGCTGGAGGTCACG GTTGCCAGCAGGACTCTGAGACATCAAGTCACTCCTAGGCTTATGATGAAACTGCACACCCAAGACTCAG GTGAAAAGGATGTCCAGGTGCTGCAGACGGACCCTGTAAACCTGCTGCACATGACACGGGTGCTAGAGGGCGCTCTGGCAGAGATGAAGTCCACACACTGTAGACGGATCGTCAGGAACATCAAATAA
- the LOC118428203 gene encoding lys-63-specific deubiquitinase BRCC36-like isoform X2 — translation MSVSSVHLAADAYMVCLTHALSTEREEVMGLCIGEVDPNRTVHISAVIMLRRSDKRKDRVEISPEQLSAASTEAERLAVQLNRPMRVVGWYHSHPHITVWPSHVDVQTQQSYQFMDDCFVGLIFAVFNEDKATKRHQVQVTCFQSINQSPEGEPPMYERIEIPLHILPNDTMSRPCLESLVELPQIFSQEEQEAYSRTLGEGLDLTTCIHNGTVYMQSLSHLMEVLSGSLVQTLENRVQYNKNKVKRLKEEKEQLEKEIEEFHQKNPK, via the exons ATGTCAGTATCATCTGTGCACCTGGCAGCGGATGCCTACATGGTGTGTCTGACTCACGCGCTGTCCACGGAGAGGGAGGAGGTCATGGGGCTCTGTATCGGGGAG GTGGACCCCAACAGGACGGTACACATCTCAGCGGTCATCATGCTCCGACGGTCGGACAAGAGAAAGGACCGTGTTGAGATCTCGCCGGAACAGCTGTCCGCTGCGTCCACAGAGGCGGAGCGTCTGGCCGTACAGCTGAATCGACCAATGAGAGTTGTCGGCTGGTACCACTCACATCCACACATCACTGTGTGGCCGTCACATGTCG ATGTTCAGACACAACAGTCCTACCAGTTCATGGACGACTGTTTTGTTGGGTTGATCTTTGCTGTCTTCAATGAGGACAAGGCCACAAAA AGACACCAGGTGCAGGTCACATGTTTCCAGTCTATCAACCAGAGTCCAGAAGGGGAACCTCCTAT GTATGAGAGAATAGAGATCCCACTCCACATCTTACCTAACGACACCATGAGTCGGCCGTGCCTGGAGTCTCTGGTGGAGCTGCCTCAGATCTTCTCACAGGAGGAACAGGAGGCCTACAGCAGGACATTAGG ggaAGGGCTGGACCTCACCACCTGTATCCACAATGGTACAGTCTACATGCAGTCCCTCAGTCACCTGATGGAGGTGCTTAGTGGGTCTCTAGTGCAGACACTAGAGAACAGGGTACAGTACAACAAGAACAAGGTAAAAAGActgaaagaagagaaagaaCAACTGGAGAAAGAGATAGAGGAATTCCATCAGAAGAACCCAAAATAA